The Solanum lycopersicum chromosome 2, SLM_r2.1 DNA window tggttAATTTCAACCGTTATTCATTAAATACGATAGAATTTCTCATCTAGGCCACTATATAAACGCCTTGCTACTGAAGACATTAAATGCAAGCTTCTTACAACAATATTCTTTTCCCTTCTACACTAACCATGGCTATGAAAGttgatttgatgaatattttaattacacTATTCTTTGTAATTAGCATGTTCAACACTCAAACAAGAGGTCGCAGCCAGCCAAAACTGTCCGTGTCTGAGAGACACGAGCTGTGGATGTCACGTCATGGACGCGTTTACAAGGACGAAGTAGAAAAAGGAGAACGATtcatgattttcaaagaaaacatgAAATTCATTGAGTCGGTCAATAAGGCAGGGAATCTGTCTTACAAGTTAGGGATGAATGAATTTGCAGATATTACTTCACAAGAGTTTTTGGCTAAATTTACTGGATTAAACATACCTAATTCATATCTTTCACCTTCTCCAATGTCATCAacggaatttaaaaaaattaatgatctTAGCGATGATTACATGCCGTCTAACTTGGACTGGAGAGAGTCTGGGGCTGTCACTCAAGTGAAACATCAAGGTCGATGTGGTAAGATAGAACACTGTCTCATGAAATATTATTCActgatattaattaattaggtattttttttgtattattaggATGTTGCTGGGCGTTTTCTGCAGTTGGATCACTAGAAGGAGCCTACAAAATTGCAACAGGCAACTTGATGGAATTCTCTGAACAGGAACTTCTCGATTGCACCACCAACAATTATGGCTGCAACGGAGGTTTTATGACGAATGCATTCGATTTTATCATAGAAAATGGTGGAATTTCAAGGGAATCAGATTATGAATACCTAGGTCAACAGTACACATGCAGAAGCCAAGAGAAAACAGCAGCAGTGCAAATAAGTAGTTATCAAGTCGTGCCTGAAGGTGAAACATCACTATTACAAGCCGTAACTAAACAGCCAGTGTCCATTGGAATAGCTGCTAGCCAAGATTTACAGTTTTACGCGGGAGGAACTTATGACGGAAACTGTGCCGATCGAATTAACCATGCTGTAACAGCGATAGGATATGGAACTGATGAGGAAGGTCAGAAATATTGGTTGTTGAAGAATTCATGGGGAACAAGTTGGGGTGAGAATGGgtatatgaaaattataagaGATTCTGGGGATCCTTCAGGTCTTTGTGATATCGCAAAGATGTCTTCTTATCCAAACATAGCGTAGCATAGATAAGCAAGCATTTCttatatgttgttgtattatTAAGAATTGAGGGGAAAAAATATTGATTGTGTACATGCAAAAGCTTTTTGCATGAAGTATTTGTATCTTTGTATTAAATGGAACTTTATGAAGTTGTTAAAAAGTGTATTGATTATTATCATATGACGAAGAAAAAAGAgtaattttgtgttttagttTGATATCCACTTAatacttaaaatattatatcactTACTTTCGCACTTATTACCTAATATTGACTTATTCTTAGTGAAATAATTTACGGccacataatatttataattttttttaaactagaaattttataaatatttcttttttaacaaaaactttgtgtcaagtcaaattaagtcatataaattgaaacggaggagcgtgtattttaattttagttgaaGCTAGACTGTTGgaattttatgtaaatattaggAGTACCTCATCTATATGTTTTCACTAATTAAATATCCCGTAGCTTTAATTTGGTGAACAAATGCCTACCTAATTGCCACAAAAAGCCCATAAAAGGGATCTCCATCCAAAATGTCAACATGTGATGTGAATacaaattttacaatttttgcACCTAGCTTACAAGTTCAAAATAAATTCTCTTCAAAGCTATATCccatatcaaataaaattcttAGAACGTTTTCCTCTATCGCCCTCAAAAGGTGGCTAAGTGTTGGGATCAACAAGTAAGTTTCTTTACGAATTAACACGTTCCTCTTACTAtgtctttcatttttcttaactAACATTTGGAACtcattaattcaattaattttaactCTATACTCTATAAGGTTCGTTTAACAATAAAGTGTTCTACTTCAAGTTTAGTtattcttaaattcaaatcaatATTTAGTTAAATATGAATCAAAATCACTCATTTCACTATAtttagagctgtcaatatgggaTTGACCTACAAGGCCGATTCAACCTAACCCTTGAACTAAATAGagttgaatttaatttttttcagctCATTTAGGAATGAAACTTTTTAGCCCAACCTCATTTGGCTCGTTAGCCTCGTAGATCCCAATATGCAGCCCGCTTCGGACTGGATAGGACTTCTATGCTAACTCGTTCAACTCTCTAGCTCTTTAAATTTGGATTGGGCCCATTTTAACCACTATAAATATAGGGAAAATTGTacataatagcaaactaataacctaaattaaatggaatagctagggtttgatttaattgtgctccatagcaaacattagctaaaatttgccagcgtctctctcccaaaaatctcgctcgccactctccattctcgctcgcctctctcgccactctccattctcgctcgcctctctcgctttatacacagaagtgtataatctgtttctgttttgtataaagcgagagaaaattgtatatacacatgcaaaaatgtatatcttcgtgttatacacttaattatacaatttacaaacattttacttcaaatattgcagagaaaaaggccaacgaattatacaattgcgaattatacaattgcagtgaaatacaattttctctagctttatacaacataaGTGTATAtgttgtgtttctgtttttgtataaagcgagaaaaacatatatcttcttgctatacacttataattatgcaatatacatacattttaattcgattcaactgtatgcaaaataaattatacaattgcagcgaaataggccagcgaattatacaatttaggccagcgaattatacaattgtatatatatagccaattatacaattttatgtttgctatggagcgcaattatgcaaaatttgctatagcatacaaatatgaattttttgtttctatatgtgaaagttgcccataaATATATCTATTATTAATATCACAATAATAAAGTACTTTGTATTTTTGTGTATTAAATTCTTTTTGAGGTTGTTAAACTTataatactatatattttatttgtgattaaaCTTAATACCATATATATTTCGCTTTTGCCTACAAAACACCCTGAGTGAGTTTCACTTTAATCAACTAAACAATGACTCTGTGGACATGGATAGATTTGGAACTTCTTTAACCGCTAAACCAAAGttaattatcttatttttttcatcattaaatttATGTGGTATATTTAAGTTTCTTAATTTTGAGtatgaattgaaatttttttaaaattaaatttaaaatttaagactAAATAAACTCACTATTAATAACTATAACTACCAActtaaatatttacaaaaaagaatttatCAAAGAAAAGAATAGTTAGACTTCCAAAATTTTAACATTAATGGCTAAGACCATCCCCAATCCACCTCTATTTTACTAactggagagtaaaatagagaatagaCACTCGAACCCATCTCTATATCActc harbors:
- the Rcr3 gene encoding cysteine protease precursor, whose translation is MAMKVDLMNILITLFFVISMFNTQTRGRSQPKLSVSERHELWMSRHGRVYKDEVEKGERFMIFKENMKFIESVNKAGNLSYKLGMNEFADITSQEFLAKFTGLNIPNSYLSPSPMSSTEFKKINDLSDDYMPSNLDWRESGAVTQVKHQGRCGCCWAFSAVGSLEGAYKIATGNLMEFSEQELLDCTTNNYGCNGGFMTNAFDFIIENGGISRESDYEYLGQQYTCRSQEKTAAVQISSYQVVPEGETSLLQAVTKQPVSIGIAASQDLQFYAGGTYDGNCADRINHAVTAIGYGTDEEGQKYWLLKNSWGTSWGENGYMKIIRDSGDPSGLCDIAKMSSYPNIA